One window of Pelobates fuscus isolate aPelFus1 chromosome 9, aPelFus1.pri, whole genome shotgun sequence genomic DNA carries:
- the LOC134572184 gene encoding tRNA-specific adenosine deaminase 2-like, whose translation MDQKELGDDTPVITDEMKDWMEKAFQMAQDALDNGEVPVGCLMVYNKQIVGKGRNEVNETRNATRHAEMVAIDQVDDWCRKNGKNASKVFEDTILYVTVEPCIMCAGALRLLKIPLVVYGCRNERFGGCGSVLNIAEDDIPNTGTPFKCIAGYQTERAVEMLKTFYKQENPNAPRSKVRKKE comes from the coding sequence ATGGACCAAAAAGAACTTGGGGATGACACCCCTGTAATCACTGATGAAATGAAAGACTGGATGGAGAAAGCTTTTCAAATGGCACAGGATGCATTGGATAATGGTGAAGTTCCTGTTGGTTGTCTCATGGTTTACAATAAACAGATAGTGGGGAAAGGAAGGAATGAGGTCAATGAAACAAGGAATGCTACACGGCATGCAGAAATGGTGGCAATCGATCAAGTAGATGATTGGTGCCGGAAGAATGGAAAGAATGCCTCAAAAGTCTTTGAAGACACCATTTTGTATGTGACCGTGGAACCATGCATAATGTGTGCTGGGGCACTGCGATTACTCAAAATTCCTCTGGTGGTGTATGGATGTCGCAATGAAAGGTTTGGAGGGTGCGGGTCTGTACTGAATATAGCTGAAGATGATATCCCTAATACTGGAACACCTTTCAAGTGCATAGCTGGATACCAGACAGAGAGAGCTGTTGAAATGTTGAAAACTTTTTACAAGCAAGAAAATCCGAACGCTCCAAGATCAAAAGTTCGAAAAAAGGAATAA